One Glycine max cultivar Williams 82 chromosome 8, Glycine_max_v4.0, whole genome shotgun sequence genomic window, aataactaaattataattaaatattataactataattataattaatttttaaaatatggatATATGACTAATTATGAATAAAGTAgctatttaatcaattatataataaattatatataaaatcaagtatatatagttaattatggatgtataaaaataagttatttgaaataaCCATTTCTATAAATCTAGTTATattcataattataaaattggttataattttatacctaaacttatataattaattacttcCATTTTTTCCTGTATATAAGACgcaattgtttaatttattagtttatttgaataaatttattttaaatttataattttttaaaattatctttgttattaatatttttttcttttttaatgagagatatttttagtctaaaaataattaatataaaaaaatattatagatcaaatcttataataaaaaaatatcattttaaacttgaatcttataaataaaaagaaaaggaagatataaaattaatgaaagtaataattattttttaaaaactaatttttttgagCATCCTACCTGAAAGCAACTCAAGTCGCTAAAAGCGCGCAATGCAGGATTTGGATATGCTCTAGCGTGATGcatgctttcttcttcttcttcttgaagCGCCACCACGCCAAACTCGTTGCCGCCACTTTCATTATGATGAGTAGTTTGGTTTCTTGAAGGGGCCTCGGCCTCATCCTGAGGTGGTGGCGCCGCCGAAGAAGTGAAGGTGAATATGCCAGCACGACACAAGGGGCAGCTAGAGTGAGACTTGAGCCACGTGTCGATGCAAGGAGCATGGAAAACGTGGCTGCACTTTGGCAAGAGCCTAACActttcatcatcttcaaactcGCTTAGGCAAACTGAACAATCCGTGACTCCAGCAGAACCACCAATACTTCCTTTCTTGTACTTGAAAACCGCAATGGATTTGATCATAGCTTCGTCCAGACCCGCGATTGAAGCATGCTCGCGGAGATATGAATTGTGGTTGAGGTCGTCTTGTAAGTTTTCATCATTTGGGTCTCTACGTGCGGACTCTCTGGGGCCACAGTACTTGGATATTAGAGTGTAGTAACTCGCCAGAAGAAAAGCAGTGGCCAAGATTCCAATGATTGCGATGACAAGAGGGGAGAAATTTGGGCTTGAATCATCATCAGGGTACTCAAAGGGTGGAGGAGGGGGATACACAATGTAACACCACTGTGGACAGTACAAGCTACAAAATCCTTGTGAACAGTCTTTGCTGTTCATATATGGAATCCAAGTTCTGGGGTTGACAACAGCAGCCATGATTATATCATGGGTGactttgtttaaactttaaaataagcaCTTCTtacataagtaatttttttaagaagtaataagattttcttcttaaaataaacagaaaattaatttttttaaacaaaaacagtTTACAAACATAACGAAAAATAGGaagttacttatttttattaataagtagttattttaataaataaacttaaacaAACAACTAACTTCATAAATTATGTGCTAGCTAACTCATGAATGGTTATAGAATCATGGTTTTCTGTCTTCGTTGCTAGTGAATTTTCACTTTCagacaagagaaagaaagaaggttAATAAGGCTTCGAAGGACTAATATGAATTCGACTTAAATAACATAGCAGCAAGTAGAAGAAGAGACTTGTATATTACATTATGGAAGGAAAATCAAGGGGTGAAAAAGCATTTGTCAAAGCAATGATTAGAAGCATATATAGGTAcacaaataaagggaaatgcTTATGAGTGCTAGAGAAAGGGCAAGATCAGAAGAGAGACTTGGCTGGACTCGAATTTCCTTCAAGGCAAGAGAAAACGTGAATAAGGGGTCAAAGGCTTTTGGATGGAAAGCAAGGCAAAGACGAGGAAAATTGGAGCTATGGTGGGAATACTTAAACTTTCTTTTtcctacttctttttctttttctgttcatagcttcttttttttcttctctagtttATATATCTTGGttaaaattgtttgttgactCAGGATGGTGTACTGGTGAATGGTGATGATGTTGGTTGggaatttattaaaatgatcaatgctttttcatttttctttatttcctaTACTACCATCCAATTGAATGAGGTTTAAATTCTTTGTGAATTGTGAAGTTAAATCCATATAGATTAATAAGTTCATTAATGCTTACAGCTATGGGAGGAGATAATTTGGCCGTCAAGTTAGTTGTATCTGAAATGGGAGTGGGGTATATGCTATAAATTTCAGGACATTTTGCTTTCAATATTGTATAACTCAGGCTATTATGTGCATCGGCCATGtaaaaaacagaaatatatCTTGAGAACTTGCGCAATGTGGTTAATACTTGAATGTAAACAGATCACAATGTTccataaaatttttttttacaaaaaatagtaACGAATCTATTTTGTTGGGAACACTAGCCCTTTAATTTGCTACTATTTAATAAGATATGGTCTCTATGCATCACATTTACTTTGGGGAACTTCAGCATATGACTATCATGTTTTACTTTGCAGTTTGCATATATTCTCCCCACTGATCCCAACAATTAGTATCTTTCTCTCCCATAACTTATGGCCAAGTTTAAgactaattaaattcttttgtaagaaaatatTCCCATATTAGAATAACTCCTTGAACGGTATCCACTAGCCTCTAAATTAAAcacataaataacaataaacaaaCCTTAAGTTACAtgacaacaaagtcatttactcATTTGGTAACCTAATTATATATCTGGTTCATTTGACATCATCAtgttatatatcatatatattgatGACGGAATAAAGGTGcagtaagaaaaaaagaagagagaggctatgtttgttttaaagcCTGCGGTCAAATATAGTTGTCACTTTTCACAAAGCACTTAGCCCACCATTTGCTCAAAACTCAAGATCCTACTTCTCCTTTTCAACTTCATTTACTGGGCGTGATCTTAGGGTTGGTCCaacgataaaaaaatttaaaataaattttaaaaattaaatttaacttcaaaagaaaaatttatatattgagtattttttaatatgacatTTTTGTTAGCATATGtaaattttcttaatgaatctaaaatataaattttagttattttattcttaCACCGTTGACTTATTAGCTGAAGCCATGCCATTATCtgattaaatatcatattcacGTTGCCACTATATTGTCTAGGAATTGCAGATATAATGATACCCTTAGCTTTATTCAAGTGGATGTATGTGACTATATGCCGATATCGATCGATGAACCTGTGGGTCTAGCCATCTTGTGGTCACTATGCAATGGAATGCGACCTTATCTTATTTACCTGACTTTAATGCAATTTAATATTTCTGTtgttaattataagattttttagaaaatgttgtttgttgttttttataagattattttttttaatttttagatgtatttgtttatttttcctatatatttttatttaattattttttctctagacattaataaaaaataagtggataaaaagaaaacaaaataataatataaataattaagaaatttaatataataacttttaaattagttaaaagaattttataattagaaactCATGAATTATTTAACTCTTCATTACCAACGCGTCACACTTCAATTAGTTTCTGATAAAATAGAACTTCTAACACACTTGCATGCAGAGGCGGATCTTAATGGGAGCCCAAAATTTGTTTTGTTAACATATATGACTTAATATATGAAAACTTTATATCAGAATGGCCCCCCAAATatctttgttaatatatatgtaaagaATGCTTAAGCCCAAGCCAAAAAGCTAAAAATCCATTTATGACTTAATacctttcaaaattcaaataaaaaaattatcaaaaggtGACATACTTGCATACACAAGAAGCAAGTAAGTTTTGTTTCGTACCTCTGTGTCTGTgttcatgaaaaaaattgtttctcatAGCATACTcttctttgtttcttccttcATATCATAGCGCTATGACTGCATATCtacttctcttctctttttgctttttgtATTATGGTAATGGTTTATTcatctctctcatttttatttttttttatattaaaagtgaACATATTTTGAGTTTCTATGTTATGTTCTGGCTTGTTCTGTTGTTTACCTCTGAGTGATGAGGgtgaattatttaatattattattctaaaaatattctCTTTGAACATGATTTCCAATAAATATGATTAAGaatgatttaaaaattgtaGTTTCTTTGGTAtgaaatcaacaaaattaaatgaacctaactaacatttttaatcagtgtaaaattagatttttttttttatatttgagtccaagaaagtaattttaaagtttattaaaaattattatatgaataatatttttttatggacacctcattgttaattgttaatttttttgagtCCAAGTTAATCTTGTAATCCCTTGTATGAATAATATAACTACATGAAATATCtagacaaattttttttttaattaagtagaACATTCTTTTCTGCAGTATATGCCTATGTATAAAACTCGTACGTAGCCAGGATTTCCATTTGACGAAATCAAATTATACAACTCATACTTTTAACGagttaatttgttaaaaatgtgTCATCGTAATGCCAATACCAGTTGTCGTTACAACGAGAATTTGATCAAtataggtttttttatataaaaaataaataccacTTTGgagtaattttttcaaataatttatcatgTTGGGTGATTCCTATCACAATGGAAATTGGTAGCATAGTCTACTCAACTCCACTTGATGGCACCTTTATGAAGAGTGCCACCAATGCAAGTATGTGAATGACTTAGTAGCGCCATCCTGGGTGGCTACACTCAATCAAACACGTTTTTCAACTAATGCATTCTTCCATCAGGGTGACACCACCAAGTCATTCACATACGTGAACTAGTGATACTCTTTAGAATGATGCCACCGGATGAAGCTGAGTCGATTAGCGCCACCAATTTTCTATGTGGTAGGAATTATCCAGTTTGGTAAATTGTTCGAAGACCACCCCCAAGTggtatttagttttttaaaaaaaacctataTTGGTTAAATTCCCTCGTTATTGCTTACTATCGTAGGAACACAATCATACTTATAGAAGACAAGAAATTCTTGATTTGAGCTCTTCATAACAAATCAAATGAACTTGTTTGGAACTAATACCACACTACTATGctactttaatttaattcaaatatttattcttaattCCATTTCACTCCAATGAAAGGAAGACCCTCAATTCATGTCCATTAactacttcttctttttcttgataTATCAAGTCTGTTAGTGAGTTAGCTAAATTTTGAGATAAATTTTGACATTTTCGTATTCACAGAAGGaatatgaaaatgaataagTTTTGATGagtatgaaaaattaataattgtgtGTGTGACACCCTAAATCGGTGTACACACTTTTACTCAAAATCTCATAAACAACATACAAACTTTATTgcaaaaaactttaaatatgaaaaaagactTTCTTCATACAAAACCATTGTTATTGAAAACACAAATAAtctaaattttttcattatacTTAACTTCTTGAGAAACTTTTATGAACTAATGTTCCTACCAACTAATGCTCTCGGCCTTGAGCAATAAATAGGGTAGTAAATGCGCACAAAATGAACAATGGTTTTTACCTAAGGGTCTTACCCTATTTATACAAACCTTATTGGGCTTTAGACCTTGAGCATGTGTGTGCTGATTACCATTTAGGTAATTCGTCCCCTAAGGCTAACTAACTGGACCAATTTTGTGATTATTTGTTAGCTTGATTGTTTTGTCTTTATATGGGGTCGAATAGGTACTCAACCGTCCTAATCGAATACCTATCTAGTATACATGTCCCTAAGCCTTTTTTGGCCTATTAGGGTCAAGAAGTGCTGAAAGTGGCTTTTTTCTATATGGATCTACTTGGATTGTCAAATAGGTACTCGACCCCTACGCCTCTGATGTACCATGACAGTTGCACTTCGCTATGCCCTTTTAACTGCTAGAAGATGGTCTAACGTCACATCTTTTCAACTATCATTATTGGTAACTGAAACACCCTTTATTTCTGCCCGTtgaatttatttgatttgatagtGGAGATTTATGTTGAGCCAATTGGGCCAATTTCCTATAAAAAGGGATCTTGGCACGACATCGACCTTacatagtttttaattttcttcttagGCAAAtagtgttttctttttcctctttcttttcagGTACATTTGTAATATTAGGAATAGTGGTTTCAACAAAGTCTTCATTGAGGGAGACCGAATGGGTGGGTTCCAAGGTTCGAGGATTCGGTGAAGAGGTGTTGGCGGTGTCTTCGAACACATCTGCTTTGGTCATGGTTTCAGATCAGGGTTTATCGTCCGACATGGACAACGGGTCTAGTTATTTTTCTACTTTCTTGAACCAACTTCCAGAGAGGATGTTTGACAATATAGAGGTGGTTCCTAATGTGGAAACTATCGTTTTTAGGGAGATTTCAAATCCTGTGGCGCGGAGGTCTATGTACCATGGGGCCAAGGAGGATGACATGCCCAACTCCCCAAACCCTTCAATTGAATAGTTGCATTGAAAGCATCAACGAGTTTTGCTGGAGGAAAATGTGTCCATCAATTACCCTTCCAAGTTATATGTGGCTAGATGGGAAAGTAGGCACCTTTGTCTCTCGATACACTCACAAGTTCGATATCAAGAACCTTCTCAGTTGGCTTCTTATCAACACCATCCCGGAAGATGAGTTCTACCCAGTCGAACACCACTCCTCCGACTGAATTTGTATTTAAGAATAAGGAATTAGAGAATTGAGAATTCTTCTATATGTGCGATTGTTTATTTCGTGACCTACCTTCATGTGATGGTTCCCTTTGACGACTTAACCATGGGCGTTATCCGGATTCTGAATGTGGTTCCATCTCAACTACATTTGAATGGTTGGGCCGTCGTCCAAGCCTTTTAGGTCCTATGTTTGTATACTTAGGTAAATGCTACACCGAGCTTACTTCTATACTACTTTTGTTGTCAGCCACATGAGAAGGCTCACTGAGTATCATTGGTTTGAATTCCCTATCGTCCTCTATTTCAGACATTCACTCCttataaaaatttgaagactGGTTTTTTCAAAGTTACAATAGGTCAATTACCGGGAATAACTTTTCCGTTGACTCAGCTTGTAACACCTcgttttttgtaaaataaattaaaaatggttttatttgaaaataaatagagttttagaaaaataatgagatttttacaattaaataaataaggagaaataattttattaattaaaataatggttttaagataaataaaataaatgtgtttttagaaaatgaaaagaatattttatttatttatttaatagggAGTAAAATAGAGCTctctttttatgaaataataaaataaggaaaaaaatagaatgaatagAAGACTCGgaaccctagctataaatagaaacatattaGGTTAGTTTTTACAATTACAATACGTCTCTACTAATTGAgcatttgtattttaatatttttttattcttcttagcTCAATTGAAAACTCTTTGACCCTTATTTTCTCGCTTTAACTCAGTTTTGGTCTTAGGCAAATAAATGAGCTTGATTAAGAATTGTAGctaatttttagattttgtgcttacttgacctATATGTCTTGTGCAGGGCCTAGAGGACACTACAGAACTTCAAATTGAGCTTGCCAGTAGTCCctagaaagataagaaaaagatcttcaatttcttcacaaataagcTTTGGCCAATTCTTCCATTTCAAAGGTCAAATTAAGCTTGAAAGTCAGAACCTCTGGACTTGAATAATTGGGCTCCGAGTTTGGGGtttgttttgtgtaattagtGTAATTAGGTAGATTAGATGGGCCTAATCAAGGCCCATCCCTTCCTTCTGAGTAGTCACTCTATATATTAGTGGattttagttagttagttagttacttcattttgtaaaaaaacagATTTAGTTACTTGTTGTGCAAACTTTACTGTTTTAGGATCAaactattttctctctttttctctcaacggttcttcattcttcttccttttttcacTTCTGTTCTTCCTTATTCTTAgcacaaatttaatttcttttccactggtgatgatcatggaagCTAAACactcaatcaatccaaggatccaaGCAAGGTTGAATTTGAGTTCTGGTTTAGTATTTCCAATCTTTGTGAatgttcatctttttcttcaatcctatttttttattttcatgattatgattatgcttaggattgaaaatggattaggttattgattcatttcctaatttcaaaatttaatcacaGATTGTTTGGATAATTTTCCAACCTAATTTGCAATCTCAAACAATTTAGGGATTGATTCAATTGAACTATCTCTAATGCGTTTGACTGAATTTTCACACTCTGAACATCATTCGTATAAACTTTGATAATTCGATTTgcattggtttggtgaattggattgatgctaTTAAACTTGATTTGTATTCTGTTTTGTTATGTTCTGCTTCTTCatctttgtttttgtattttcgGATTCCTTTACAATTGCCTAAAAACTATTCAATGAAATCCACTCTTGTTTTTTATAAGTGAATGAACATAGGAACCAAATTGAATCATATCTCTGAATCGACCTATGTTAATCATGTACTGCAAAATtttctagttttatttattttgaagcgATTAGACAGTCGTTATCAAAACTGGCGTCGTTGCCGGTGACCCTATTCATTGTGTGCCAACCTTGATTCACTCATAACTAACATTAGTAAAGTAGTATAGGTTTGCATATGTctattggaaaaagaaaaaaaatatacacattagTGCATGTTCTGCATTCTATACTAGGTTCTGCATTTTGTGCATTTTGCATTATCATTCTTAGCACACTAACTGTTTGACATATTGCATTGGtcttgttaatgttgttatataGAATAAGTGTTAGCAGTAGAACAGAGTAGCAGTAAAACAGAGGAGTAGTAGAATAAGGCAAAGTAGTAGTGCAATGACATTATGTAGTGTATTGTGTGTCGCAGAAGTGAATTGTCTTGTGGATTTTGGCTGCACAACTTGGTGCCCAAATTTTGTCCTCTATTCTTAGCAAAAGTAATCCCTTTATGGTTAGGTTTGGGTCAAAATTGGCAAATTCTTCCTCTAAATATGAGTTTTAGAAATAGGGGTAATTTGGTCATTTCATACACTACTATCTTAGAATGGGCTGAAACTTTGCCAGAATGTAGAAAAATTCATACATTAAGGTGCCCCTGTGAGGGACAAACATGACATTGGGGTCATTTTTGTTAAATTCATTCATTGATCTAGACcacttttgaaatttttttctatttccatgatttttaaaaatcaccaaaaaattaccaaaaatcaaaaatgatttttagacATTTACTATGGTGTTttggaatttttaaaattttttgggGTAGTTTTCCATTTTTTGTAGCATTTCAGCATATACTGTGAATAATATTCGGGTAGGGTAGTTGTCTGTTATTTCTGTTTGTGATGTCACTAATGAGCTTATCCATACATAGGGGTGGGTAAACGGGCCCAAGTCCATGGACTGGCCGGCGGGACCCGCGGTCCGCGCGGGTTAtggaccaatttttttaaacggtcCATGGTTATATCATATTTTTGGGTCCGCCCCGCTTAACCAGCAGACTATGCGGGTTTGGCTCGCGGGGTCCGTGGGTTGCCCGCAGCCCGCATTAGGTTTGATTTGTGTGACCCTGACCCAATtatattaggtttgattttctctttttcactttaaacttttcttttaaaagaatagATAAAGgaatatattagataagataaagatttaaagataaaaataaaatatttaaattaaaagatgataaagataaaaaagataaaataagaaaaataaaagataacaaaaataaaagattaagataaaaaaaaagataagtgataacatgctaaaaatcttcctttttgatattttctctatctttttttcttttaatctatcattttcatgtttgcaagccataaataataaaaatatcaattcttatcattgaaactaaaaataattgttaaataaatatttttaaagatatttcaatatatttttattataaaaaatggctCACAtcatttagcagttatcattgTAGCAGGCTAAGAACATTTTTTCTCCTCACGGTTTTTCTCACCCACACAGTCACGCACGCAAGTCATACAACTCTTTCCCTTACAAGGAAAACAAAACGTGACTCACACTCACGCAGTCACGCGGCACACCACAGCGGCACAGCCTCGGCCCACCACCACGCAAAGTacatctcttctctctctagaatttgtttttatcctatttttgttgGGGCTAATTCATTGTTGTTGTACTCTTAAATGTGGAGATGGAGAAGACTCAAGTTACTTCAAATAtggaatcatttgttgttggagatgtttaaatttcatattttagatttattgcttggattttcttttgttaagacattatttattttattgatgtaattgactaattattgagattttatttacatctgtattgaacttaatttgattgtattgtatttttattaaaattgaaattcttttaaaactaggccCCCGGATCGGCCCGTTTGACCCGCGGGGTCCGCGGGGCGGGAGCagaccaatttatttggtccgtGTAAGAAGCGAGGCGGACTGACCCGGTCCGTTGCCAATGCGAGCTTATGCGAACGGGCCTTACGCGGGACGGGCCGGTCCGCTTACCCACCCCTATCCATGCATGACTAGGTTCGAATCAGGTGACTTGCATCCAAATGGCCCTGAGATAGGTAAGACATTTCATAGGTTGAGTAGAAGTAATAGGAGTAGAAGTGTAGTTGTGCATGATAATGTAGTTTTGGATAGTAGTCTAGTGCATACTAAATTCATTGTTGACTctatttttgattttgtttctaagcttgtttttattgtttctgATTCTGAAAAAATAGTGTTGATATGATGGTTGATAAAAATCGAACTCTCAAGGAATTGGCTACACCAGATGTTGTGTATCAACCTTGGTGTATTCGGTATCCCGAGACTAAGGTTAGTTATGAGCTAAAGTCTGGACTAATCCATTTGCTGCCagagtttcatggtcttgcaggtgaagatccatACAAGCATCTACAGGAGTTTCATGTAGTGTGTTCCACCATGTGACCACATGACATTCATGAAGATTATGCAAAGATGAAGgcattttcattctctttgGATGGTGTGGCTAAGGACTGGTTGTACCTTCAACCAGATACTATCAACACCTGGACAAATATGAAGAAAAGATTCatagagaaattcttccctacaTCTAGAACAACATCTATCTAGAAAGAAATTTGTGGCATAAGGAAGCAACCTGAAGAGACATTATATGAGTATTGGGAGAGATTCAACAAGTTGTgtgctacatgtcctcaccatcaaaaATCAGTGAGCAATTGTTGATCCAGTATTTTTATGAAGGGCTAATGTTAATGGACAAAAGTATGATTGATGCAGCCAGTGGAGGCGTTTTAATGGACAAAACTCCTGTTGCTGCCAGACAATTAATTTCCAACATGATAGCAAATTACCAACAATTTGGTACTAGAGTTGTTGCACCATCCAAAGCTACTGCAAGTAAAGTTTTTGTTTCTATGGTTGTTGATAATCAGAGGCTGGAGAATAAACTTACAGAGTTGACATCCCTTGTGAGGTAGCTAGCCATTGGTCAACAACAGAATGTGATGGCAGCCAGTCAACCAAGGTTGTGTGGTATATGTTATGCTCTTGATCATCCAATAGATGCATGTTCCACACTCCAGGAAATAGAACAAGCTGCTAATGTTTCTGCCATGCAACCTGGACAATCATTCAGACCTCAACAACAACATTGTAATCTTTACTCCAACACCTGTAATCATGGTTGGAGAAATCACCCGAACTTGAGGTATGGTCCTGGTCCACAACAACAAAAGCCATTcaaacaacaacaatttcaaccCTCCACCAGCAAATACCAAGCTCCTCCTTTTGgagaacaacaacaataattccAGTAGTCTACACCTATACCTGCACAACCTGTGCAAAATAGTAGTTCTGGATCTTCCTTAGAAGAGCTAATGAAGAAAATGGCCACCAGCAACATTTAATTTCAATAGAATGTGAATGTCGCCATCCAAGACTTGCAAACACAAATTAGAAAGTTAGCTACAACTGTCGACTAGTTGCAGTAACAAGGTTTTGGAAATATTCCCACATAGTCAATTATCCATCCAAAGGGGAATGTGAGTGTTATTACCTTGAGGAGTGGCAAAGAGCTTCCAAAGCCAATAGGTGTTGGTGCCAAAACTAATGATAGTGCCAAAACAAATTCTACACCAAAACAGATTCCTCTACCTTTTCCTTCTAGATCCATTCCTGCAAACAAAATGAAGCTTGATTCTGATCTTCTTGAGACTTTCAGGAGGGTGGAAGTCAATATTCCTCTCTTGGATGCCATCAAACAGATTCCAAAATATGCAAtgttcttgaaggagttgtgcactcataagaggaaaatgaaaggaaatgaGCAAGTGAAGTTGGACATAAATGTTTCTGCACTTATTCAAAGAAAAAGTGTTGTTGTCATTCCACCATCAACCTTTTCATAAAAGTGCAAAGATCCTAGCACTTTTATTGTCCCTTGTACCATTGGAGATTGCACTTTTATAGATTTCATGCTTGACCTTGGAGCCTCAATTAATGTCATGCCCACATCAGTTTACAGGTCATTACATCTTGGTGATTTAAAACCCATTGGTGTTTTCATCCATCTAGCCAACCGGAGTGTTGTGATTCCACTTGGCGTCATTGAAGACGTGTTAGCGCGAGTTAAGGATTTGATTTTTCCAGcaaatttttacattttggaTATGGAGAATGAGTCTTCCAGCCATGGGTCCACATTGATCCTAAGGAGACCATTTTTTATGACAGCTAAGACCAAAATTGATGTGCATGCAGGAAATTtttccatggagtttggtgattaTGTTGTGCATTTCAACATTTTTGAGACCATGAGACATCCTGCAAAGGAGC contains:
- the LOC100812969 gene encoding E3 ubiquitin-protein ligase Os04g0590900, coding for MAAVVNPRTWIPYMNSKDCSQGFCSLYCPQWCYIVYPPPPPFEYPDDDSSPNFSPLVIAIIGILATAFLLASYYTLISKYCGPRESARRDPNDENLQDDLNHNSYLREHASIAGLDEAMIKSIAVFKYKKGSIGGSAGVTDCSVCLSEFEDDESVRLLPKCSHVFHAPCIDTWLKSHSSCPLCRAGIFTFTSSAAPPPQDEAEAPSRNQTTHHNESGGNEFGVVALQEEEEESMHHARAYPNPALRAFSDLSCFQGRHRVIDIRDEVCESVGRSVSMDHSSFQSALSVADVLQMSEEEDATEAGPSKRSRGESSKCRYKTRVLHCVLSPISMKRSSFSSGRRFSVSKSGRGN